TGAAGAAAACCGATTTGGTGGCACGGTTAGGGGGGGATGAATTTACCATTCTGCTAGATAACATCCAGGGCGTGGAATCAGCCCATCACGTAGCAGAACGCATCCATCAAGAATTGGGCCGATCGTTCCTGCTGAATGGCCATGAAGTTTTTACCACCGTCAGCATTGGCATTGCCCTCAGTACCACAGCCTTTGATCACACTGAAGATTTGCTACGGGGCGCGGATATTGCCATGTATCGCGCTAAGGCGCTCGGCAAGGCTTGCCATGAGGTCTTTGATACGGAAATGCATGGCCATGTCATGGCGTTAATGCAACTGGAAAATGACCTGCGGCGGGCGATCGAGCGGGAAGAGTTCCAAGTGTACTATCAACCGATCGTCTCCCTGACCACGGGGCGAGTGACGGGATTTGAAGCGTTAATTCGCTGGCAGCATCCCGATCGGGGCTTGATTTCCCCGGCCCAATTTATCCCCTTGGCAGAGGAAACGGGACTAATTATTCCCATGGGGCGCTGGGTACTGCGGGAAGCCTGCCGTCAACTGGGGCGTTGGCAAACCCAATATCCCCATCATCAACCGCTGTCGGTCAGTGTTAATCTCTCAAGTCGCCAGTTTTCCCAGGCCGGTGTAATTGAGATGATTAATGAGATTTTGGAGGAATCGGGACTACCGCCCGCCTGCCTCAAACTGGAAATTACCGAAACCGCCATCATGGAAAACACGGCTTCGGCCATGGATACCCTATCAAAGCTGAAGGCGATGGGCGTCAAGCTCTCGGTGGATGACTTCGGTACAGGCTATTCTTCCCTGGGCTATCTCTACCGCTTCCCCATGGATGTGCTGAAAATCGATCGCTCTTTCATCAGCCGCGTAGACATTGACGGTGAAAAGTTAGAACTGGTGCGCACCATTATTACCCTAGCCTGGAATCTGGGCATGGAAGTGATTGCAGAAGGCGTAGAAACGACGAAGCAGTTAGCCCAGTTGAAGATGCTGAAGTGCGAGTACGGCCAAGGCTATCTCTTCTCCAAGCCGATGTCTCCCCAGGATGCTGAACAATTCCTCGCCCAGGAAAATCCCTTGGAGCACCTTGCCCAGCTCTTTCCTGGCGACCATCGGTAAGCGAGTCGATCGCGGCTCGCCTCGGTCGGTCAGTTTCGGTTAGTTGTGCTCAGGTTCGGTCAGTTACCGAAGATATCCAGTTGATAGTCCGGGGCTGCTGTGTCAGACACCCGATCGGCGCGATCGCTGGGTTTAATGGCAGATTTCCGAGATCGGGGAGCCTTGGTTTCTGGAGTCTGGGGCGTGGGGCCTTGGCGTAACCCGACGGCAATTTTGCTGTGTTGTTCAATCTGTCCCATGACTTGCTTGGCACGGGTAATCACCGACGGCGGCAATCCAGCAAGGCGACCCGCTTCGATGCCATAGGAGCGATCAGCCCCCCCTGGTTGCACCTGATGCAAAAAGACGATTTGATCCGGCAGTTCCTTCACGGTGACCTGGTAATTGGCCACGTTGGACAGAATCGACGCGAGCTCATTCAACTCGTGGTAATGGGTGGCAAAAATCGTGCGCGCGGTAATTTCCTGGGCCAGATATTCCGCCACGGCCCAGGCGATCGACAGACCGTCAAACGTCGCCGTCCCCCGACCAATTTCGTCCAGCAGCACCAGGGAGCGATCGCTGGCATGGTTCAAAATATTGGCCGTCTCGTTCATTTCCACCATAAAGGTCGATTGGCCCATCGCCAGGTCATCCACTGCGCCCACTCGGGTAAAAATGCGATCGCAAATCCCCAACCGCGCCGATTGGGCGGGCACAAAGCTGCCCACCTGGGCCATGAGTTGAATCAAGCCCACCTGCCGCAGATAGCAGGATTTGCCACTGGCATTCGGCCCGGTCAGGATGATTAAGTCCGGTGCAGTGGCTTCTGCAGGTTGGGATTTCTGCGACTTTTGTGACTTCTGGCCTTGGGAAGGACGCTGATCCGTGACCTGTCCCAAGGTGGTGGAATTGGGGACAAAAAAGCCAGCGGGCAAGGACTGCTCCACCACCGGATGGCGACCCGCTTGAATCACCAGCGTGCGATCGTCGGTCATTTCCGGGCAGCAATAGCCTTGATAAACCGCCACCTCCGCCAGCCCTGCCAGCACATCCGCCGCCGCCACCGCCCGCGCCACCTGCCGAATCTCCTCCGCCTGTTCCCCCACCTGCGATCGTAGACTGACAAAAATTTCATACTCCAGGCGGCCCAGTTCTTCCTTGGCGGTGAGCAGCCGATTTTCGCACTCCTTCAGGTCGGGGGTAATGTAGCGCTCCTCATTGGTCAAGGTCTGCTTGCGGATGTAGTCCGGCGGCACTTGGTCGGCCTTGTTGCGGGAGATGCTGAGGTAATAGCCAAAGGTTTTGTTGTAGCCCACCTTGAGGGTGGAAATGCCCGTTTTTTCCCGCTCCGTCAGTTCCAGACTGGAAATCCACTGCTGATCCTGCTCCACCTGCTGGCGACGATCGTCCAGTTCCAGATTCACCCCAGGCCGAATCAGTCCCCCTTCCGTCAAGCTCAGGGGCGGCTTTTCCACCAAGTGACTGCGGAGCAATTGGGCCAATTCTTCTAAGATCGGCGGCACCGTTTGCAGGACTTGCAAGTAGGGGGATTTTGCCTGGGCTACGAGGGCCGCGAGGGCGGGCAATTTTTCCAAGGAATCCGCCAGCGCCACGAGATCGCGCGGTGTGGCTGTACCGGAACCCGCCCGTCCTGCCAGCCGCTCCAGGTCGTAAATTTGCCGCAGTAGTTTTTGGATATCCTCCCGCAGCAGGCCGTCGTCTACCAATTCCCGAATCGTGTCCTGGCGAGCCGCAATCCCCAGCCGATCGAGCAGGGGTTGCTGGAGCCAGCGGCGTAGGGCACGGGAACCCATGGGCGTAATCGTGCGATCGAGGGCCCAGAGTAAGGAGCCGTGGAAGGTGCCATCCCGCTGGGTTTGGGTAATTT
This genomic window from Alkalinema sp. FACHB-956 contains:
- a CDS encoding EAL domain-containing protein, which translates into the protein MATERWRSHSETLGLPVKSENDWLLKTVLENLNDGIIVTDLDNQILHVNSRIAKLVGFSPADMVGQSAQKFLSMIEGWLYFCNTPDQVTANRCEWKEGQLRRKDGRQFWAEVNSTLLYDSSGKTIGNLITVTDITERKWLEEYLRLLESVVVNANEIVMITQFEAEEDPLDLRIVYVNEAFLKVTGHRAAEVIGKTPLILMGPETDWDEVNRVRSAMMQFESVKAELLLHCKDRSSFWADSNTVPIRNEHGQVTHFVSVMREVTERKEAENQLRRNAFHDSLTGLPNRLMFMERLAQVVARRDADPAYLFAVLFLDLDRFKVINDSLGHIVGDQLLIEIARRLESCVKKTDLVARLGGDEFTILLDNIQGVESAHHVAERIHQELGRSFLLNGHEVFTTVSIGIALSTTAFDHTEDLLRGADIAMYRAKALGKACHEVFDTEMHGHVMALMQLENDLRRAIEREEFQVYYQPIVSLTTGRVTGFEALIRWQHPDRGLISPAQFIPLAEETGLIIPMGRWVLREACRQLGRWQTQYPHHQPLSVSVNLSSRQFSQAGVIEMINEILEESGLPPACLKLEITETAIMENTASAMDTLSKLKAMGVKLSVDDFGTGYSSLGYLYRFPMDVLKIDRSFISRVDIDGEKLELVRTIITLAWNLGMEVIAEGVETTKQLAQLKMLKCEYGQGYLFSKPMSPQDAEQFLAQENPLEHLAQLFPGDHR
- the mutS gene encoding DNA mismatch repair protein MutS, which gives rise to MSQLPPDSSNAIDPTQGLPERLIKHAVKYADHRSVDRDSLTPMMRHYADMKDQYPQALLLYRVGDFFETFFQDAVTIARELELVLTSKDGGKEVGRVPLAGIPHHALDRYCAQLVEKGFAIAVCDQVEDPAEAQGTLVRREVTRVITPGTLLEEGMLNARRNNFLAAVVVANQHWGLAYADISTGEFFTTQATGLEQLTHELQRLQPAEVLYPTNAPDLVGLLRPGEKNEQIPSCLPPQFCYTLRPQSGFVQAEARNRLLQRFRMRSLEAMGCETLPLAVRAAGGLLEYLETTSERQWEAGQTQVKVPLQLLATYTLTEFLVLDGSTRRNLEITQTQRDGTFHGSLLWALDRTITPMGSRALRRWLQQPLLDRLGIAARQDTIRELVDDGLLREDIQKLLRQIYDLERLAGRAGSGTATPRDLVALADSLEKLPALAALVAQAKSPYLQVLQTVPPILEELAQLLRSHLVEKPPLSLTEGGLIRPGVNLELDDRRQQVEQDQQWISSLELTEREKTGISTLKVGYNKTFGYYLSISRNKADQVPPDYIRKQTLTNEERYITPDLKECENRLLTAKEELGRLEYEIFVSLRSQVGEQAEEIRQVARAVAAADVLAGLAEVAVYQGYCCPEMTDDRTLVIQAGRHPVVEQSLPAGFFVPNSTTLGQVTDQRPSQGQKSQKSQKSQPAEATAPDLIILTGPNASGKSCYLRQVGLIQLMAQVGSFVPAQSARLGICDRIFTRVGAVDDLAMGQSTFMVEMNETANILNHASDRSLVLLDEIGRGTATFDGLSIAWAVAEYLAQEITARTIFATHYHELNELASILSNVANYQVTVKELPDQIVFLHQVQPGGADRSYGIEAGRLAGLPPSVITRAKQVMGQIEQHSKIAVGLRQGPTPQTPETKAPRSRKSAIKPSDRADRVSDTAAPDYQLDIFGN